In Chrysoperla carnea chromosome 2, inChrCarn1.1, whole genome shotgun sequence, the following proteins share a genomic window:
- the LOC123292920 gene encoding trypsin 5G1-like produces MFRLLLLALCCVSLISCSPSKHYVVKLDGTHPVAERNTRLQIRYANFASIENRIINGTDDPPNEDPWVARIIYHYDVSDGYIHVGSDCGGSLISPYWVLSARHCFYDEKEQTKLTSNKWWVSVGNVDFFVGQIIPVVEIHTYNSISNADDIAVLKLEHDANGIQPIPIQYEDNIDYSFNLAAIYGWGRTQSSTFSEILQVAYVSLLGPNICAKNKICFDPTITDTNACIGDSGGPMVHDQSGKLIGISKAVSVTNDQLCTGHITYYTSTAYYGTFIQNLIG; encoded by the exons atgtttcgcTTACTTTTATTGGCTTTATGCTGTGTTTCGc taATATCTTGCTCACCATCGAAACATTATGTGGTTAAATTGGACGGAACTCATCCTGTGGCAGAACGAAATACCAGATTACAGATACGTTACGCAAACTTTGCGTCAATTGAAAATCGTATTATAAATGGTACTGATGATCCACCAAATGAGGATCCATGGGTTGCTCGCATTATCTACCATTATGATGTATCCGACGGTTATATTCATGTTGGAAGTGATTGTGGAGGTAGTTTAATCTCACCCTATTGGGTGTTAAGCGCGCGACATTGTTTTTATGATGAAAAGGAACAAACTAAATTAACTAGTAAT aaatggTGGGTAAGTGTTGGGAACGTAGATTTTTTTGTCGGTCAAATTATACCTGTAGTCGAAATTCATACATATAATTCAATTAGTAACGCTGATGATATAGCCGTCTTAAAATTAGAACATGATGCTAATGGCATTCAACCAATTCCTATTCAATATGAAGATAATATAGACTATTCATTCAATTTGGCAGCAATTTATGGATGGGGCAGAACACAATCGAGCacattttcagaaatattgCAAGTAGCATATGTTTCATTACTTGGACCAAACATATGTGCTAAGAACAAAATCTGTTTCGATCCGACAATAACTGATACAAATGCATGTATTGGAGATAGTGGTGGTCCAATGGTGCATGATCAAAGTGGAAAATTAATAGGAATATCAAAAGCGGTGTCAGTTACGAATGATCAACTATGTACCGGTCATATAACATATTACACGAGCACAGCGTACTATggaacttttattcaaaatttaattggcTAA
- the LOC123294255 gene encoding trypsin-7-like: MKFIIAIALCITLTSGSPLIHRIVNGTTVQNPVPWMAGILTYYKAEGPVVTFVRECGGSLIAHNWVLTARHCIYTEKEQQASNEFHVIVGSNTNFLQFKKVVEIHKYNKDHEDDVILLKLESDVVGIAPVKVQYEDNIDYTGKMATIYGWGITETHQQSQDLRQTNVELISREECGESRWVCFDPELTNSNACGGDSGGPMVLEENGETLLIGLAHAVVVWNPPPSGTPCEGPKSLYMSTAHYASWIRSIIG; the protein is encoded by the exons ATGAAGTTCATTATTGCAATTGCTTTGTGTATTACAC TGACATCAGGCTCGCCATTGATTCATCGTATTGTTAATGGTACAACCGTTCAAAATCCTGTTCCATGGATGGCTGGTATATTAACATATTATAAAGCTGAAGGACCGGTAGTAACATTTGTCCGTGAGTGCGGAGGAAGTTTAATTGCTCATAATTGGGTGTTAACTGCTAGACATTGTATTTATACTGAAAAAGAGCAGCAAGCTAGTAAC GAATTTCATGTGATAGTTGGTAGTAACACCAATTtccttcaatttaaaaaagtcgTTGAAATTCATAAGTATAATAAAGATCATGAAGATGACGTCattctgttaaaattagaaagtgATGTAGTGGGAATAGCGCCAGTTAAAGTACAATACGAAGATAATATTGATTATACTGGAAAAATGGCCACAATTTATGGATGGGGTATAACCGAAACGCATCAACAGTCTCAAGATTTAAGGCAAACTAATGTTGAACTCATAAGTCGTGAAGAATGCGGGGAATCCAGATGGGTCTGTTTTGATCCAGAGCTCACAAATTCAAACGCTTGCGGGGGAGACAGTGGTGGTCCAATGGTTCTTGAAGAAAATGGAGAGACTCTATTAATAGGTCTTGCTCATGCTGTAGTTGTGTGGAATCCCCCTCCCTCAGGAACTCCATGTGAAGGCCCAAAGAGTTTGTACATGAGTACAGCCCACTACGCTTCTTGGATTCGAAGTATTATtggataa